GGCAGAGACGTCGAAACGAAGACAGGGGCCATCGAGGTCGTCAGGCGAACAAATCAGCCACcatcctttctctcctctggaGTTCTAACAAAAAGGAGGAACCATGCCGTCGCTCGACAGAGAGTACCTttcaagagaaaaaagcctTTCCAAGTGCAACACAAACAGATAAAAGGCCTCGTGGAGGACGCGCTGCTGATCAAAGTCACTTCCTGTCTGGAGCTCGGAGAGAGATTCGCTGGGCTTCGGCCTTGCTCGGAAGctgagaaagcgagaaatggaaggaagagagtgGGCGACCGCGGAAACGCTACAAGACAACAAATCAAATTCCAAATGTGCATGCCCGCTCCCGCTCCTCCGAGAGGCGACGTCCTCTCGACTCTGTTTGCGTCTGCTTCTAcagaggggaggaggagaaaatgTCGGAGAAGATCAGCTGCTTCCGAAAACGCgaacaaaggagaaaagTTCAACAAGTCACGGCAGGCACAGGTTCAGTCTGCTTGGATCCGCTGTGAACGTCTCTCGCGGCTCCGGCTGAGGTCTGTGGCGTTGTGCTCtccggtgcatgcatgcagaacagagggtcctctctctgtctcctttctccttcttccactttccgTGGTGCACCATTTTGAAGCACAAAAGCAAAcgaccttcttcgtctgccgaGGCAACGAGGAACGccagcctctctcttcttctccgctgccgactctctctctcctccctctctctctccctctctctctcgccgtcgggtgtatgtacacccgacaGACGCCGGCCGCGGCCCCGCACACTTGATTCGGCACGCCACAATTGTCAttgcttctccgtcgaaaGGAAGactgcctctgtctcggctCAGAATAGCTCGGAAATTTAGATCTCTTGTGCGAGGCCGTTCCACGGCTGTCTCGGGTCTCTCGCAGCTCATCTGCAtctgcagacagagacgctttGGGAGCTCCACAATGTGCTCTGTTGATTTGCCCTCGTCGACTGTGGCTGGAAGGTTCCTCTGCTTCACCCAGGGTCAttgtttgcttttttcttgcCGCGTCCTTGGCTTGGCGGCACCTCTTC
This portion of the Toxoplasma gondii ME49 chromosome III, whole genome shotgun sequence genome encodes:
- a CDS encoding hypothetical protein (encoded by transcript TGME49_253050) encodes the protein MVTYEVRREKERRRLADAGRDVETKTGAIEVVRRTNQPPSFLSSGVLTKRRNHAVARQRVPFKRKKPFQVQHKQIKGLVEDALLIKVTSCLELGERFAGLRPCSEAEKARNGRKRVGDRGNATRQQIKFQMCMPAPAPPRGDVLSTLFASASTEGRRRKCRRRSAASENANKGEKFNKSRQAQVQSAWIRCERLSRLRLRSVALCSPVHACRTEGPLSVSFLLLPLSVVHHFEAQKQTTFFVCRGNEERQPLSSSPLPTLSLLPLSLPLSLAVGCMYTRQTPAAAPHT